Genomic segment of Gigantopelta aegis isolate Gae_Host chromosome 10, Gae_host_genome, whole genome shotgun sequence:
cccgacggctagtgaaaacaaaagtcaaaagATGCAGTAAAGTCaattatgtaaatatgaatatcctgtccctaCACCAACTCCTCAATGTTAgagtttttaagctctatctccctctttaggtgacatatctgattattactattattttgtaaaattttattaacttaaagtaaagtagggctagtgaatttttaattgaagctagtaaattttttaaatcactgatcccacggctagtggattttataaaaattctagaagccctgggtaGTCTTACAAAAAAGAGTATTATGAAAAATATGGCAAGCATCAAACGATCATACAACTCTCCACTCTCCCTATAACACCTTATCAACATAAAAAAACCTTAATAaaaatactccccccccccccaaacaaacaaacaaacaagcaaacaaacaaatacaaagcAAAACCAAACCCctgaaaagaacaacaaaacgCCCCATTGAACCCCCCAGACCATTCCCCCCAAAACCCAAACGAACACCCCCCACTATTTTGAACGACCAAAGACATTAGAACTAGTACTATACTAaagtcggaaatagaataaaaatgattttcatcgattatttctttcatattaaagtgacatattaaatattttgtaaatatctatttaatgatagtctacctaatttagcatttacttgttttggctctcactgatatacaaggtggtgtttactcttgaaattaaaagaaagatgtcagtaaacaggtgatttgtgcattttattggaacagactataaacaAATTTGGTCAacatgtcaatttcattgctgttataatatgtgagggactgtgtCTGATGATGGTTTACGCCTATCCCTCTCCAATACACAATACTTGTggacatttataagtaattttgagcaaaactgttaagaaccattctgagtttgtgatctattatacaggtattaaaggtgctatctctaagttgcacaatgacagctattgcaaatcatgtttttttattaaaactacaAGACTACAGCTTTAACTATATGctcataaatgattataggaaataattttatctactagtagaaaatacatttttattggagaatctttatcacaaacagatgttCACATACAACTTctaatatagcacctttaagtggttgcaatattgtgtaaatttctaatgtacttatattgaatttatattcactaaatatgctggtcataactgataatttatgctgcaattcaaaataatcagttaacttgcagttttaaattaaaagtttatttaagggtaaatgaaattgacacatatcgtcaaaatgtgttatagtctgttccaataaaggtaacaaatctcctgtttactgacatctttatttcaatttcaagagtaaacaccaccttttacatcaatgagagcccgaacaagtaaatgctaaattaggtagagtatcattaaataggtatttacaaaatatttacttgtcagtttaatatgaaagaaataattgacgaaactcattttaattctatttccgacactaagTATAAAGCGGATGTTCACAAATGGAGGTTGTTCGCAGTAAACTGTAGACACCAGCCAGCTGTACCGCACAATGCTTTTAGATAAAGTGAGGGGACAGTTCACCGttaaaaaaccacaaacaatAGAAGATCTGTTATCGTCTTGACGTCAGACGTTAAATGATTACCCGATTTAAATTTagattaaaacataaatatttaatggaCGTCTGGGAATTATCACTAAGGCATAACTTTTAATGAAACACGTTTCACACTAATGGAATATTTTGATTTAATACACAAACCAGTCTTGACACATGGTTCTCACAAAGTAAAGAACGCaataactaataaataaataaataataaaataagaaacttGGGAGTCAAGTTTCATTATTACATGTTTCAAAccattgaaaagaaagaaagaaagaaatgttttatttaacgacgcactcaacacattttatttacggttatatggcgtcagacatatgggcatatgagaggaaacccgctgtcgccactacatgggctactctttccgattagaagcacgggatcttttatttgcgcttcacacaggcaagatagcacaaaccatggcctttattgaccagttatggatcactggtcggtgcaagtggtttacacctactcactgagccttgcggagcactcactcagggtttggagacagtatctgtattaaaaatcctatgcctcgactgggatccgaacccattacctaccagcctgtagaccgatggcctaaccacgacgccaccgaggccggtcttcaaaccaatgaatgaataaatcaatgaatgtttattaACACCCCagtacatcgactattgggtgtcaaactctggtaaatgtaaacagtaAATGATGATCTAAATTCAAACCATTGAATTCTGTAGTTGACGTACAAAGGTTTTTAACCACCTAAAACAAATTCTTGAACATGCCACTGctattttagtaaataaatacagtaattattttgaAACGAAAACctttcaattaaatatttttaccacttaatgtcaatatttttattaggtaAATTCATAGGTGAGGAAACATGACTTAAATTGAACATTCTATGCTGCAGGCCAATATAAAATTCCTGGAATTGATTTATGTTGAAGAATCAATACAGAAATATACGTGTAATTCACCAACTCCAATTCGGATTTTAACTGAAAGATGATGTAAACCtatatttccttttttgttttcgCAATCCCATCACCATTCCAATTATGCTCTCAAATACATCgtcttttgaaatatattttatgtcatacGAAACGTAATTTCACTCTTTTCAAAAGAACTCTTTTGTTCACTCGGGATTTGTTtgccatttttgtttacatctTCAGTAAATTACAGACGCACGTGACGCGTTTGCTAATCTGGATCTGTTCCTAAGCTGAGGTTATTATTACAATAACCACCAAGGGAAAACAAGCTCAGCAACAAAATGTTTAGGCATGAAAGTAATAACAAAgcaaatgtatattaaattttaacaacACAATACCAATGTTCAATCATATGTCAGCTTGTGATAATAATGGACATTTTGGTGTCAACATATGGTACTCCTGGACTGTCAGGCGTCAACATATGTTATTCTAACCATGAATTAATAGGTTTTTGTTAATGCTGCGTTCTTTCTGAGAAATAGGCTAAAGCCAAATGATCGAATACAACATAGGCCCTACTTATCCCCTAATTTATGGTAAACTTACAGAGTTAAGTATTGttcaaaatacaaacatcacaggtaaattaacattttttaataaaaataagtttcttattaaaaaattaaaaactaaatccaCCACATCTTATATCTTCTAATCGCATCTTTTGTCATCCGAttgagaatgaatgaaagaaagtaatgtttttatttaacgcaacacattttatttacggttatatggcgtcagacaaatagttaaggaccacacagatattgagagaggaaacccgctgtcgccacttaatgggctactcttttcgattagcagcaagggatcttttatatgcaccatcccacagacagggtagcacataccacgatctttgatataccagtcgtggtggagaacgaatgaatgaatgaatgaatgtttaacgacactccaacacaaaaaaatacatcggctattcaTCTGCTTGAgatgcagggcacaatatttcacgtgaACCATCTATCCGTTCGCGTATCGATCACGCAACTTCAAATTCAAGCGAACCGTCAACATCGCCAGAACATTTATTCACGCATTCAAGAACTGAAAAAGATGTATCAAATGTACTATGTCGTAGATTTTTGGACACTTATGCTAAGCACATCAATAGTCCCTTAAGATGATTGTACAGCACCAAAATATGACATGGTTAATTaatgcaaaataatttttttttaaataaataaaaaaaaattaaaaaattaaatggtaCTTACACTCCACTGGGGGCACGTTTCGGGGTTTTCTGTGAACCAGCCATTCAGATCCTCGTACACCTGCGCGGGTCGTGATTTATCGTGTAGAGCCTCACACAGGTCGCACCAAAAAATTCTCCGAGCCTCTAGCTCGCCATAAATCTCGTACGACTTAGTCCACtccaaatatttattatactcCACGTCGTTCTCGCCAACTTTAATCAAATAATCAGCCAAACTCTTCATGTCTTTGAAATCGTTTATATCTACATAAGAATGAGGCGGCGCCAGTTTTTTGTACGGCGCCCCTCCCATCACCACTGGCACCTGCCTGCGTCTTAATGCTTCCCAAAACTTCTCTGTGACGTAGTCTTTGCAGATGCAATTCTCCATGGTGAAGAAGAATTTATACACAGAAATCGTGTCGCTGCAGATCGTCTCCGGACATCTCTTACCACCGCACTTGCCGAACAAGTCCATAAGGAGGTGTTTCTTCACCTCCCGAATGATGAGCATTCTTCGCGCGAAGTCGTAACAGTTGCTGGACATCCATGCTGCCAGTCTGGGTCTCTCGACGGCGAAATTGTGCGAAGACTTCTCGAATTTCCGTCGATATCCGCCGTAAGTGACGGGAACGTCCGAGTCGAGCCGATACCACGCCGTCCAGTTGAACATGCCGCCGAGGCCTTCCATGTTGAGCGGGACACGTGGCGGGGGTTCCACGTTCTGCAAAACCCACACCTGGTCCGGACGTCTGCGCGGCGGCCACGTGATTCCCCTCCAGAAGTTGAAGA
This window contains:
- the LOC121383344 gene encoding alpha-(1,3)-fucosyltransferase C-like, translating into MMAIRLPLRMRKKFHYLLLVSCVVFSGFLLLPVWRCPPEGCSSRTGPHIRKFPERSWRNGSHKTILRWTGFFGDETWENTDDRYLRGCKVSTCRLTNDKEQLDNADAVIFHAGAVFNFWRGITWPPRRRPDQVWVLQNVEPPPRVPLNMEGLGGMFNWTAWYRLDSDVPVTYGGYRRKFEKSSHNFAVERPRLAAWMSSNCYDFARRMLIIREVKKHLLMDLFGKCGGKRCPETICSDTISVYKFFFTMENCICKDYVTEKFWEALRRRQVPVVMGGAPYKKLAPPHSYVDINDFKDMKSLADYLIKVGENDVEYNKYLEWTKSYEIYGELEARRIFWCDLCEALHDKSRPAQVYEDLNGWFTENPETCPQWSLQNQLGRWIDGFLITWGLM